The Henckelia pumila isolate YLH828 chromosome 2, ASM3356847v2, whole genome shotgun sequence genome includes a window with the following:
- the LOC140878287 gene encoding gamma aminobutyrate transaminase 1, mitochondrial-like, translating into MAVWKKNEAHVAPDANIGHNMLSQNDVSSTDDHRSFKGHDMLAPFTPGWQSKDVNPLVLAKAEGSYVYDINGKKYLDSVAGLWCTALGGCEPRLVAAATKQLNTLPFQHSFFNQTTKPPLDLAKELVELFTARKMSKVFFTNSGSEANESQIKLVWYYNNALGRPKKKKFIARANAYHGSTLATSSLSGLPFVHQNFDLPAPFVLHTDCPHFWRYHLPGETEEEFSTRLANKLENLIVKEGPETIAAFIAEPVMGAGGVIPPPPTYFEKIQAVLKKYDILFVADEVICAFGRLGTMFGSDKYGIKPDLISLAKALSSAYVPIGAVLLSPEFYDVIYSESNKLGSFSHGFTYSGHPVSCAVALEALKIYKERNIVEQVNKIAPKFQEGLKAFSDSPIVGEIRGTGLILATEFTDNKSPDDPFPAEWGIGAYFGAQCQENGLLVRSSGDIIFMSPPLIMTPQEVDELIQIYGMALKKTEERVEELKSKNCKSVN; encoded by the exons ATGGCTGTGTGGAAGAAAAATGAAGCACATGTT GCACCCGACGCCAACATAGGACACAACATGTTATCCCAGAATGATGTTTCGTCGACCGATGATCATAGAAG TTTCAAGGGGCATGATATGCTGGCTCCTTTTACTCCTGGATGGCAGAGTAAAGATGTGAACCCTCTAGTACTCGCGAAAGCGGAG GGCTCTTATGTCTACGACATTAATGGGAAAAAGTATCTTGATTCCGTTGCCGGATTATGGTGTACAGCTCTAG GTGGGTGTGAGCCTCGTCTTGTCGCTGCTGCTACCAAACAACTGAACACATTACCGTTTCAGCACTCCTTTTTTAACCAAACGACGAAACCCCCATTG GATCTTGCCAAAGAACTTGTTGAGTTATTCACTGCAAGAAAGATGTCTAAAGTCTTCTTCACAAATAGTGGATCAGAGGCCAATGAATCACAG ATCAAGCTTGTTTGGTACTACAATAATGCACTTGGAAGGCCTAAGAAAAAGAAGTTTATTGCTCGAGCAAATGC ATACCATGGTTCAACACTTGCAACATCCAGCCTTTCAGG ACTGCCGTTCGTCCACCAGAATTTCGATCTTCCGGCCCCATTTGTGCTACATACTGACTGCCCACATTTTTGGCGCTATCATCTACCAG GCGAAACCGAGGAGGAGTTTTCTACCAGGTTGGCCAATAAGCTGGAGAATCTTATAGTCAAAGAGGGTCCAGAGACG ATTGCTGCTTTTATTGCGGAACCCGTAATGGGGGCAGGTGGTGTGATACCTCCGCCCCCGACGTATTTTGAGAAG ATTCAGGCTGTTCTTAAGAAGTATGATATTCTTTTCGTTGCTGATGAAGTAATATGTGCCTTTGGAAGGCTTGGGACGATGTTCGGCAGCGACAAGTATGGGATCAAACCCGACCTCATCAGCTTGGCAAAG GCTCTGTCTTCTGCATACGTACCTATTGGAGCTGTTCTTTTGAGCCCTGAATTTTACGATGTCATATATTCTGAAAGCAACAAGCTTG GTTCTTTCTCCCATGGATTCACCTATTCTGGACACCCTGTATCTTGTGCTGTTGCATTGGAGGCACTTAAGATCTACAA GGAGAGGAACATTGTAGAGCAAGTGAACAAAATAGCACCCAAATTTCAAGAAGGTTTGAAAGCGTTTTCCGACAGCCCCATCGTCGGAGAG ATACGTGGCACTGGTTTGATTCTTGCAACAGAATTCACTGACAACAAATCCCCAGATGATCCATTTCCTGCTGAATGGG GTATTGGTGCATACTTTGGAGCACAATGTCAGGAGAATGGCTTGTTAGTTCGTTCTTCGGGCGACATAATATTTATGTCTCCTCCACTTATAATGACTCCTCAAGAAGTTGATGAG CTGATACAGATCTATGGAATGGCTCTGAAGAAGACGGAAGAAAGGGTGGAAGAGCTCAAATCTAAGAATTGTAAAAGTGTGAACTGA
- the LOC140883304 gene encoding DNA-directed RNA polymerase I subunit rpa49, with amino-acid sequence MGKSRSSKKNNAEFEEDVEKVKRSETLQVKIKSIGENSEKSIAPIIGYFPSGYDPLKKHDNSEENRNVKIYKSLYTRNPKKPRMQLVVREDGSQVNFVGTNYTGEATTPQLCNYALGVLDKETGVLKIVPIAANRIFRLEAKVGESEQLENELQEAELTAEDRDAKFRNLTVKYSTNKNIRRDVKIDTLRQTADPETQQGLDYKLKEIKMNKEALQAIASTANARNIPPYDMDATTSDMAYPLNKIILEGEWDDLLDIFELTQAGSEVNPDVYPSFVCNRVQKLKEIEDGMEKRQMAGILSYITHLIKFKDRNSMDGVSTAKRHKFPSIFWQKFSSMFGSNGRRIPDEKQQLLISYVLVLSMFADNFRTNPLDISKDLRMKTLSLRPHYQYLGCKFVWDNRELVATLPVPLEFQTTESRRR; translated from the exons ATGGGGAAATCGAGATCGAGCAAGAAGAATAATGCAGAATTTGAAGAAGATGTTGAAAAAGTGAAAAGATCTGAAACCCTACAAGTGAAAATCAAGTCAATTGGCGAGAACTCAGAAAAAAGCATAGCACCGATAATCGGCTACTTTCCATCTGGATATGATCCGTTGAAGAAACACGACAACAGCGAAGAGAATCGCAACGTCAAGATTTACAAGAGTTTGTACACGCGAAATCCTAAAAAACCCAGAATGCAGCTGGTGGTGCGGGAAGATGGATCTCAGGTGAATTTCGTGGGCACAAATTACACCGGAGAGGCCACGACACCTCAGTTGTGTAATTATGCTCTTGGAGTACTGGATAAGGAGACTGGCGTATTGAAAATTGTTCCGATTGCTGCCAATAGG ATATTTAGGTTGGAGGCGAAAGTTGGAGAGTCGGAGCAACTTGAAAATGAACTCCAAGAGGCCGAATTAACAGCTGAGGATAGGGATGCTAAATTTAGGAATCTAACTGTCAAGTATTCGACAAATAAGAATATTAGAAGG GATGTGAAAATTGATACCCTGAGGCAGACAGCAGATCCAGAAACTCAGCAGGGTTTGGACTATAAATTGAAAGAGATCAAGATGAATAAAGAGGCATTACAAGCTATTGCTTCTACTGCTAATGCTCGCAATATCCCACCATATGATATGGATGCCACCACATCAGATATGGCATATCCACTAAACAAGATAATTTTGGAAGGGGAGTGGGATGACCTTCTTGACATCTTTGAACTTACACAAGCGGGTTCAGAAGTGAACCCTGATGTTTACCCGAGTTTTGTTTGCAACAGAGTTCAGAAATTGAAAGAGATTGAG GATGGGATGGAGAAAAGACAGATGGCTGGCATATTGTCGTACATCACTCATCTCATCAAGTTCAAGGACAGAAATTCCATGGATGGCGTATCAACCGCAAAACGTCACAAGTTTCCTAGCATCTTCTGGCAGAAGTTTTCCTCCATGTTTGGTTCAAACGGAAGGAGAATCCCAGATGAAAAACAGCAATTGCTTATTAGTTATGTCCTGGTACTATCCATGTTTGCAGACAATTTTCGGACAAACCCTTTGGATATATCCAAAGATCTTCGGATGAAAACTCTCTCATTAAGACCACATTATCAATACTTAGGCTGCAAGTTTGTATGGGACAATCGAGAGTTGGTTGCTACCCTTCCCGTCCCGCTAGAATTTCAAACAACTGAAAGTAGGAGGAGGTAA
- the LOC140878981 gene encoding uncharacterized protein: MAEEAPISQETVVEKVAEGAESNGVIPAKITEENAQQGKKEGKNEEEVTSNLEGEFVKIEKESLDAKDPAETNTIVDEKPTIVERSSAASNPEASRELLESQEKIEDLEHELQRISGVLKESESENLNLKDELLQTKEKHMESSKKHEEFELENTKLQDQILETEKRYNEQLKTLQDALQALEEKHKTLTGVKEAFDDLSLELETSRKKMTDLELELENSNGEAKKFEELHKESGSHAESETQKALELERLLEAAKSSTKEVEDRMVSLQDELRSLNENIAESQKIEEALKNTTTELSNVQSELELSKSLAQDLEQKLASKEDLVNELTKGFELAKASESKATEENESLEKLLSSTKENLTEKESLLEDVKLKLEGEVRSREEIEENLKIQQRKMESTQEELTKASKEKETLEGVVTDLTNKSAQMKDLCDELEAKLQHSEENFRKTDSLLSQAVENSKELEQRLKTIEELHTESGHAANTANEKNLELEDMVKALNLATEETKLQVREYETRCIALEQKKIELEQQLNMMELKCHDSERESKELSDKISELHATLSKGEEEKEILDAQLQEFKAKVDQMESELGKVTAHKSEVELELKNAVDKSAEHEGRANTIHQRSLDLEQLMQESDSKAVDASKKVSELELLLETEKYRIKELEETTSLLEKKCLDAEAELKKSHNNVSELEAQLEVAQLKLSSLEVALQASTEKENDLIESLNLTTEENRILKDLSKTSNEKLLEAENLLDVLRKELNISQERLESIEKELKASGMNETEAMQKLKFAEEQLEEQIKVLEKETARSAALESSHEILTRDSELKLQEAIANFTSRDSEAKSLIDKAKSFDDHVIGYQQQLAEAAERYETTKKEMDQILGNLASSENAKEELKSKILEAEGIIDKHIEENLLLSETNAQFRSKTQDLEEKLTAALSDLEASNKQLASHTHTITDLTERHSKVSELKLTAETRILEAEAKLEEEIQKFGLRDSEAKALIEKVKVFEAQVIAYEEQSKETSARAKSLELELEQSLLKSTELERELYAKSGQFEKDVEALISTNSKLTLELAEYESKLNELEKNLSIVSSEKDGTSEALNASKKEIEELTQQLASEGQKLQSQIHSIMEENNTLTETYHGSKKDLEGMIMGLEEQLKDHKSNEDALKANLEILNTEVNQKSELQDRLKELEEHLAHSEARFREEKELNSQKELEQESAMKHSLEELEAKKQKVLLLENQVKEIEEKLHQADTKFKEKEIENISAENKDETIRSREIDSFTNIPQKRKSKKKLEARAAQASPSDTQIQTTEASPAGMTLKLILGVALVSVIVGIILGKKY, translated from the exons ATGGCAGAAGAGGCACCTATAAGCCAGGAGACTGTAGTGGAAAAGGTGGCGGAGGGTGCTGAGAGCAATGGAGTTATTCCTGCTAAG ATAACAGAAGAAAATGCACAGCAGGGGAAGAAGGAAGGAAAGAATGAGGAAGAAGTGACGTCGAATCTTGAAGGTGAATTCGTAAAAATAGAGAAAGAATCTCTTGATGCAAAGGATCCTGCTGAGACGAATACTATCGTTGATGAAAAACCAACGATCGTTGAGCGTAGCTCTGCTGCCAGCAATCCTGAGGCTAGTAGAGAGTTGTTGGAATCACAAGAAAAAATCGAAGATCTTGAGCATGAATTGCAGAGAATTTCAGGTGTTCTGAAAGAATCTGAATCCGAGAACTTGAACTTGAAGGATGAACTTTTGCAGACAAAAGAGAAGCATATGGAGAGCTCAAAGAAACACGAAGAATTTGAACTTGAAAACACGAAGCTGCAGGATCAGATATTAGAAACAGAGAAGCGATACAACGAGCAGCTGAAAACTCTGCAAGATGCATTACAAGCTCTAGAAGAGAAGCACAAAACATTGACCGGTGTGAAGGAAGCATTTGATGATCTCAGTCTTGAGCTCGAGACATCAAGAAAGAAGATGACTGATCTggagctcgagctcgaaaatTCTAATGGTGAAGCCAAAAAGTTCGAGGAGTTGCACAAGGAAAGTGGGTCACATGCTGAATCGGAGACACAGAAAGCCTTGGAGTTGGAGAGGTTGCTTGAAGCTGCAAAATCTAGCACAAAAGAGGTGGAAGATCGTATGGTTTCTTTACAAGATGAGCTCAGAAGCTTAAATGAAAATATTGCTGAAAGCCAGAAAATCGAAGAGGCGTTAAAGAACACTACTACTGAGCTTTCAAATGTCCAGAGTGAATTGGAGCTATCAAAATCACTGGCGCAAGATTTGGAGCAGAAGCTAGCTTCAAAGGAAGATCTTGTCAATGAATTGACAAAGGGATTTGAGCTGGCCAAGGCTTCTGAATCTAAAGCTACGGAAGAAAATGAATCACTCGAGAAGTTGCTGTCATCAACAAAAGAAAATCTCACAGAGAAGGAATCCCTTCTCGAAGATGTAAAGTTGAAATTGGAGGGAGAGGTCAGGTCAAgggaagaaattgaagaaaatttgaaaatccagCAAAGAAAGATGGAGAGCACGCAGGAAGAGCTAACCAAAGCAAGTAAAGAAAAAGAAACGCTGGAAGGTGTGGTGACCGATCTGACCAACAAAAGTGCCCAGATGAAGGACTTGTGTGATGAACTAGAGGCTAAGTTGCAGCACTCGGAAGAGAATTTTAGAAAAACGGATTCTCTTTTATCTCAAGCAGTGGAGAACAGCAAAGAACTGGAGCAGAGACTGAAAACCATTGAAGAGCTTCACACTGAGTCCGGTCATGCAGCTAATACTGCGAACGAGAAAAACCTAGAACTCGAAGACATGGTAAAAGCCTTGAACTTAGCAACTGAAGAAACAAAGTTGCAGGTGAGAGAATATGAAACAAGATGTATCGCGTTGGAACAGAAAAAAATCGAGCTAGAGCAACAGCTGAATATGATGGAACTGAAATGCCATGATTCTGAGAGGGAATCGAAAGAGTTATCTGACAAAATATCAGAACTGCATGCCACACTCAGTAAGGGGGAGGAGGAGAAAGAAATCTTAGATGCCCAATTGCAAGAATTCAAGGCCAAAGTTGATCAAATGGAGTCTGAATTGGGGAAGGTCACGGCACACAAGTCGGAGGTTGAGCTGGAGCTAAAGAATGCTGTAGACAAATCTGCTGAGCACGAGGGACGAGCCAATACGATTCATCAGCGGAGTCTTGATCTCGAGCAATTAATGCAGGAATCAGATTCCAAAGCAGTGGATGCTAGCAAAAAAGTGAGCGAGCTAGAGCTCCTTCTTGAAACTGAGAAATATAGGATTAAGGAGCTGGAAGAGACGACGAGCTTGTTAGAAAAGAAATGCTTGGATGCAGAAGCAGAACTCAAGAAAAGCCATAATAATGTATCTGAACTTGAAGCACAGCTTGAGGTGGCCCAATTAAAACTGTCGAGCCTAGAGGTTGCCCTGCAAGCGTCCACTGAAAAGGAAAATGATTTGATAGAGTCCTTAAATTTAACTACAGAAGAAAACAGAATCTTGAAAGATCTGTCGAAAACCTCGAATGAAAAGCTATTGGAGGCAGAAAATTTACTAGATGTCTTACGAAAGGAACTGAATATTTCCCAAGAGAGATTGGAGAGCATTGAAAAGGAGCTCAAGGCTTCGGGAATGAATGAAACTGAAGCTATGCAGAAGCTTAAGTTTGCAGAAGAACAGCTAGAAGAACAAATCAAAGTCTTGGAGAAAGAGACTGCGAGAAGTGCAGCGCTTGAATCATCTCATGAGATTCTAACGAGGGACTCTGAGTTGAAACTCCAGGAGGCAATTGCAAATTTCACCAGTAGAGATTCCGAGgcaaaatctttaattgataAAGCAAAAAGTTTTGACGATCATGTGATCGGCTATCAGCAGCAACTTGCCGAAGCAGCTGAAAGGTATGAAACTACTAAAAAAGAGATGGATCAGATTTTAGGAAACCTGGCTTCTTCTGAAAATGCCAAGGAGGAACTCAAAAGTAAGATCTTGGAAGCAGAAGGTATAATTGATAAGCACATTGAAGAAAATTTGCTGTTGTCTGAAACTAATGCACAATTCAGAAGCAAAACACAAGATCTCGAAGAAAAGCTAACAGCAGCTTTATCTGACTTGGAAGCCTCTAACAAGCAGCTAGCTTCCCACACACACACTATCACTGATCTAACAGAGCGCCATTCTAAAGTCTCTGAACTTAAGTTGACAGCTGAAACCCGTATTTTAGAAGCCGAAGCCAAATTGGaagaagaaattcagaaatttggCCTGAGAGATTCAGAAGCCAAGGCCTTGATTGAGAAGGTAAAAGTTTTTGAAGCACAGGTAATAGCATATGAAGAACAGAGTAAGGAAACATCTGCAAGGGCGAAAAGTCTGGAATTGGAATTGGAACAGAGTCTCTTGAAATCTACTGAGCTGGAGAGAGAACTTTACGCAAAATCAGGTCAGTTTGAAAAGGATGTTGAAGCCCTAATTAGCACAAACTCGAAACTTACTCTAGAGCTTGCCGAGTATGAATCTAAACTGAACGAGTTAGAAAAGAATTTGTCCATTGTGTCATCTGAGAAAGATGGTACAAGTGAAGCACTAAATGCTTCAAAAAAGGAGATAGAAGAGCTGACGCAGCAGCTTGCCTCTGAAGGTCAGAAGCTACAATCTCAG ATACATTCTATTATGGAAGAGAACAACACGCTGACAGAAACATATCATGGTTCAAAGAAAGATCTTGAAGGAATGATAATGGGTCTTGAAGAACAGTTGAAAGACCACAAATCAAATGAAGATGCCCTCAAGGCTAACTTGGAAATCCTCAACACTGAGGTAAACCAAAAATCTGAGCTGCAAGATCGACTAAAGGAACTCGAAGAACACTTGGCACATTCAGAAGCTAGATTTAGAGAAGag aaggagttgaactcTCAGAAGGAGCTGGAACAAGAAAGTGCGATGAAACATTCCTTGGAAGAACTTGAAGCCAAGAAACAGAAAGTCCTACTCTTGGAAAATCAAGTTAAAGAAATTGAGGAGAAATTGCATCAGGCTGACACAAAATTTAAAGAAAAG gaaattgaaaatatttccGCTGAAAACAAGGATGAAACAATAAGATCTCGGGAAATCGATTCCTTTACCAACATTCCTCAGAAACGAAAGAGTAAGAAAAAACTGGAGGCACGTGCAGCTCAAGCATCTCCCTCGGACACACAGATTCAAACTACAGAGGCATCACCGGCGGGCATGACACTTAAACTCATTTTAGGTGTGGCTCTAGTTTCAGTTATTGTTGGCATTATTCTTGGGAAGAAGTATTAG
- the LOC140880333 gene encoding protein CYSTEINE-RICH TRANSMEMBRANE MODULE 9-like, whose amino-acid sequence MSNHNEPQVAYPPPATACPMETQAGFMAPPPPAGYPMRDGHEGQIQAPKATTKSRGDGFWKGCCAALCCCCVLDACF is encoded by the exons ATGAGCAACCACAACGAGCCTCAAG TTGCATATCCGCCACCGGCAACTGCGTGCCCCATGGAAACACAGGCTGGGTTCATGGCTCCACCGCCGCCGGCTGGTTACCCGATGAGAGATGGCCATGAGGGGCAGATTCAGGCACCAAAGGCCACCACCAAGTCTAGAGGTGACGGCTTCTGGAAAGGATG TTGTGCTGCCTTATGCTGCTGCTGTGTATTGGATGCTTGTTTCTAG